In the genome of Haemophilus pittmaniae, one region contains:
- a CDS encoding sugar transporter, whose translation MSFYHKVEKIQSWRVILMACAAFVFNTTEYVPIALLSDIAESFSMTTAQTGLMVTVYAWTVLTMSLPGMLLTGKMERRGLLIKLFLLFIASHILSVIAWNYWILLLSRIGIALAHSIFWSITASLVMRVAPKTKKTQALGMLAVGTALATILGLPLGRLIGQVVGWWVTFAIIGALALVIMLLLMRILPNIPSKNAGSLASLPVLAKRPLLLGIYGTVLIVIAAHFTAYTYIEPFMLQIGGLDPNFATAVLLIFGVSGLLASLLFNRLYRLGPAKFIVSAVLLVGLSLALLYFFVQNEISMVAIALLWGIGISCIGLSMQMRVLQLAPDATDVATAIFSGIYNAGIGAGALLGNQIMNHIGLQYVGFSGAIFALLALLLFLAVHYKYRVKA comes from the coding sequence ATGTCGTTTTACCACAAAGTGGAAAAAATTCAGTCCTGGCGGGTCATTCTAATGGCTTGCGCAGCCTTTGTATTCAACACCACAGAATACGTTCCCATCGCCCTCTTATCGGATATTGCCGAAAGCTTTTCCATGACCACCGCCCAAACCGGGCTGATGGTCACCGTCTATGCTTGGACAGTACTGACTATGTCTCTACCCGGCATGCTATTGACCGGAAAAATGGAGCGTCGTGGGCTTCTGATTAAACTTTTTCTACTCTTTATTGCCAGCCATATTTTGTCGGTGATTGCGTGGAATTACTGGATCTTGCTACTTTCCCGTATCGGCATAGCACTCGCCCATTCCATTTTCTGGTCAATCACCGCGTCCTTAGTAATGCGGGTCGCGCCGAAAACTAAGAAAACCCAAGCCTTGGGGATGTTGGCGGTGGGCACGGCTCTTGCGACTATTTTAGGCTTACCGCTCGGTCGCTTAATCGGTCAAGTCGTAGGTTGGTGGGTAACCTTTGCCATTATTGGAGCGCTTGCGCTAGTCATCATGCTGTTGTTGATGCGCATTCTGCCGAATATTCCAAGCAAAAATGCCGGTTCCTTAGCCAGCCTTCCCGTCCTGGCCAAACGTCCGTTGTTGTTAGGCATCTATGGTACCGTCTTGATTGTGATTGCCGCACACTTTACTGCCTACACCTACATTGAACCTTTTATGTTACAAATCGGTGGGTTGGATCCAAATTTTGCCACCGCGGTATTATTGATTTTTGGTGTGTCAGGATTGCTAGCTAGCCTTCTATTTAATCGCTTATATCGTCTTGGCCCGGCCAAATTTATCGTAAGCGCCGTATTATTGGTGGGATTGTCGCTCGCCTTGCTATATTTCTTTGTGCAAAACGAAATTTCCATGGTGGCAATTGCCTTACTATGGGGAATCGGCATTTCTTGCATCGGTTTATCCATGCAAATGCGGGTGTTGCAATTGGCTCCTGATGCTACCGATGTAGCAACGGCTATTTTTTCTGGGATTTATAATGCGGGCATCGGTGCCGGCGCACTACTTGGCAACCAAATTATGAACCATATTGGATTGCAATATGTTGGCTTTAGTGGTGCTATTTTTGCACTACTCGCGCTATTACTGTTCTTAGCTGTGCATTATAAATATCGGGTAAAGGCCTAA
- a CDS encoding AsmA-like C-terminal region-containing protein has protein sequence MKKIAIGLLIVLIAVFAFFYLRLNGFVNQINEQLSRRQIAVQSIELSFIPTPAITLSKVKYQQFSMASLNARLDLGQFIQGHAILRELSIHEAKFSDDAINSIDVDAQFSGLYLNNLLTRNLPFKSNGEIHINLAKPVYGNNRKFVFAFNKGNISSQQNGHYLLQFVDSRLNGQAIGYIESYLDLSEPDKSFTAYMRPDCQTSCLATLKIAKQSRNGQSSLNFFGNNFPIERLSKILSLPNTLTGNADFDIQLQFKQSLLSRGQMDFDVYNGELLGFNLLDLAAQYLPINYNQQLLNGKELNTAYQHLSSSASIDENKFRIQKLQLQAPLFEAKGQGEVNLTQATCDFEIGLSPTSEKYRRLTLPIHFFGSCYSPQYKIQFNKDVRDQIKALLKEKLK, from the coding sequence ATGAAAAAGATCGCAATCGGCCTTTTGATCGTGCTAATTGCGGTCTTTGCCTTTTTTTATCTGCGTCTTAACGGCTTCGTTAATCAAATCAATGAACAGCTAAGTCGTCGTCAAATAGCCGTACAGTCCATCGAGCTATCGTTCATACCAACTCCGGCAATTACCCTTAGCAAGGTAAAATATCAACAATTTTCAATGGCATCGCTAAATGCCCGTTTAGATCTTGGCCAATTTATTCAAGGTCATGCCATCTTGCGGGAACTATCCATTCACGAGGCCAAATTTAGCGATGATGCCATCAATAGTATCGATGTTGATGCGCAATTTAGCGGGCTTTATCTCAATAATTTATTGACCCGTAATTTACCTTTTAAGAGCAACGGAGAAATTCATATCAATCTGGCCAAGCCGGTTTATGGTAACAATCGCAAATTTGTGTTTGCTTTCAATAAAGGCAATATTTCCAGCCAACAAAACGGCCACTATTTATTGCAATTTGTTGATAGTCGTTTAAATGGGCAAGCCATAGGCTATATTGAAAGTTATCTGGATCTCTCCGAGCCAGATAAATCATTTACCGCCTATATGCGTCCTGATTGTCAAACTAGCTGTTTAGCTACCTTAAAAATCGCTAAACAGAGTAGGAACGGACAAAGCAGTTTAAATTTCTTTGGGAATAATTTTCCGATTGAGCGTTTAAGTAAAATCCTTAGCCTGCCGAATACTCTAACTGGCAATGCAGATTTTGATATTCAACTACAATTTAAACAGTCCTTACTAAGCCGTGGACAAATGGATTTCGATGTTTACAATGGCGAGCTTCTTGGTTTTAACCTACTAGATTTGGCAGCGCAATATCTACCAATTAATTATAATCAGCAACTACTTAATGGTAAGGAACTCAATACGGCCTACCAACACCTGAGTTCAAGCGCCTCAATTGATGAAAATAAATTCCGTATTCAAAAACTACAATTACAGGCACCACTATTTGAAGCTAAAGGACAAGGCGAAGTGAATTTAACTCAGGCGACATGCGATTTCGAAATAGGCTTAAGTCCGACAAGCGAAAAATATCGTCGATTAACGCTACCTATTCATTTTTTTGGTAGCTGCTATTCACCACAATACAAAATTCAATTCAACAAGGATGTACGGGATCAAATCAAAGCATTGCTTAAAGAGAAGTTAAAATAA
- a CDS encoding lysine exporter LysO family protein, with translation MSDMIQGLLVVLCPMLLGYLIKLNRPDYLKKINHIVMGLLYLILFLMGYLLGQLEDLSIKLPLIGKTAIGLALVILTCNLLGLIAYDLCKPAAPLKSHGQSSSSWSSLKDSAKLLSTVIIGAILGYVGHSFLRLPEGINLYFLIVLIFFVGIQLRNSGISVREALFHRRGFYTGVIFTLTTLLGGMLAAYWLALPVTQGLAFASGMGWYSLSSVVIGNAWGPMQGSIAFLNDLLRELVSLVAIPLLMGRFRSAAIGITGATAIDCTLPILQRAGGLEVTSMAISFGFITNILPPFLLVFFSALPI, from the coding sequence ATGAGCGATATGATCCAAGGGCTATTGGTGGTGCTTTGCCCGATGCTCTTAGGCTATTTAATCAAATTAAATCGGCCGGATTATTTAAAGAAAATCAACCATATCGTAATGGGATTACTGTATTTAATCCTGTTTCTGATGGGCTATTTGCTTGGCCAATTGGAAGATTTATCCATAAAGTTGCCTTTAATCGGTAAAACTGCAATTGGACTGGCGCTGGTTATTTTGACCTGTAATTTACTCGGTTTGATAGCCTATGATTTGTGCAAGCCTGCAGCTCCCTTGAAATCCCATGGGCAAAGCAGTTCTTCTTGGAGCTCGCTGAAGGATTCGGCAAAGTTGTTATCCACCGTGATTATCGGAGCCATATTGGGTTATGTCGGCCATTCTTTTTTGCGTTTGCCGGAAGGAATTAATCTCTATTTTTTAATTGTGCTTATTTTCTTTGTCGGTATTCAACTGCGTAATAGCGGTATTTCAGTACGCGAAGCATTATTCCATCGACGGGGATTCTATACCGGGGTGATCTTTACGTTGACAACTTTACTTGGTGGTATGTTGGCGGCTTACTGGCTGGCATTACCGGTGACTCAAGGTCTGGCTTTCGCTTCGGGAATGGGATGGTATTCACTGTCTAGCGTGGTGATTGGTAATGCCTGGGGGCCGATGCAGGGGAGTATCGCTTTTTTAAATGATTTATTGCGGGAATTGGTTAGCCTTGTGGCGATACCTCTGTTGATGGGACGTTTTCGCTCAGCGGCTATCGGGATTACCGGAGCTACCGCGATTGATTGTACCTTACCGATTTTGCAACGGGCGGGTGGACTTGAAGTGACTTCGATGGCGATTTCCTTTGGATTTATTACCAACATTCTGCCACCATTTTTATTGGTCTTTTTTAGCGCCCTGCCAATTTAG
- a CDS encoding alanine/glycine:cation symporter family protein yields the protein MFSELSLRIEAILQWLITTFDEPLWNLTIVILLGVGLFFTVTTGFVQLRLFPRSLREMWFGRAAEGSSLTPFQAFATGLASRVGVGNVSGVATAIALGGEGAVFWMWVTAFVGMASAFAESTLAQVFKIQDKDGSFRGGPAYYITQGIRSKSLAWLFAVIFIFTYGCAFNAVQANSIVEATKNAWSWQSEYVGIGLVVLSALIIWGGIKRIAVFSSTIVPVMALFYLIMAVIILGMHIDMVPQVIAGIYRSAFNFDAAAGGFFGALVSKAMLMGIKRGLYSNEAGMGSAPNAAAAAHVRHPASQGLVQMLGVFVDTMVVCSCTAIIILLSDNYGGEHLKSISLTQNALRFHIGEFGVHFLAFILLLFAFSSIIGNYAYAESNVRFLKNKTWVVVFFRLCVLFFIYFGSVRSGNVVWNFADTVMAVMAIINLLAIVWLSPIVWTLVKDYQAQLKAGKEPEFKLDAYPEIRKKVFDPRIWK from the coding sequence ATGTTTAGCGAACTTAGTCTACGCATTGAAGCCATTTTGCAATGGTTAATTACCACTTTTGATGAACCCTTGTGGAATTTGACCATTGTGATTTTATTGGGGGTCGGTTTATTTTTTACCGTGACTACCGGTTTCGTGCAATTACGCCTATTTCCACGTAGCTTGCGGGAAATGTGGTTTGGACGAGCTGCAGAAGGCAGCTCGTTAACGCCATTTCAGGCGTTTGCTACCGGTTTAGCCAGCCGGGTTGGGGTAGGTAATGTCAGTGGGGTTGCTACTGCGATCGCCTTAGGTGGGGAAGGTGCAGTATTTTGGATGTGGGTTACTGCCTTTGTCGGTATGGCCAGTGCCTTTGCCGAGTCAACCTTAGCACAAGTATTTAAAATTCAAGATAAGGATGGTTCTTTCCGTGGGGGGCCAGCCTATTATATTACCCAAGGGATCCGTTCAAAAAGTTTGGCGTGGTTATTTGCGGTAATTTTTATTTTTACCTATGGCTGTGCCTTTAATGCGGTACAGGCTAATTCCATTGTTGAAGCGACTAAAAATGCGTGGAGCTGGCAAAGCGAATATGTTGGTATTGGTTTAGTTGTGCTTTCCGCATTGATTATTTGGGGCGGCATTAAACGTATTGCTGTTTTTTCCAGTACTATTGTACCGGTGATGGCGCTGTTTTATTTGATTATGGCGGTAATTATTCTGGGGATGCATATTGATATGGTACCGCAGGTGATTGCCGGTATTTATCGCAGTGCTTTTAATTTTGATGCTGCAGCAGGCGGCTTTTTTGGCGCTTTAGTTTCTAAAGCGATGTTGATGGGGATTAAACGCGGATTGTATTCCAATGAAGCGGGGATGGGTTCTGCACCAAATGCGGCGGCGGCAGCTCATGTACGCCATCCGGCCAGCCAAGGCTTAGTCCAAATGTTGGGCGTATTTGTGGATACTATGGTGGTATGTTCCTGTACTGCGATCATTATTCTATTGTCCGATAACTATGGTGGTGAACATCTCAAAAGCATTTCCTTAACGCAAAATGCTCTGCGTTTCCATATCGGTGAATTTGGTGTGCATTTCTTGGCATTTATTTTGTTGTTATTCGCTTTTTCTTCCATTATCGGTAACTATGCCTATGCGGAAAGTAATGTCCGTTTCCTAAAAAATAAAACCTGGGTAGTGGTATTTTTCCGACTTTGCGTACTGTTCTTTATTTATTTTGGCTCAGTGCGTTCAGGTAATGTGGTGTGGAACTTTGCCGATACGGTGATGGCTGTGATGGCAATTATCAACCTGTTAGCGATTGTGTGGCTATCACCGATTGTGTGGACGTTGGTGAAGGACTATCAAGCCCAGTTAAAGGCAGGCAAGGAGCCGGAATTTAAATTGGATGCTTATCCGGAGATTCGTAAGAAAGTCTTTGATCCGCGGATTTGGAAATAA
- the nagK gene encoding N-acetylglucosamine kinase, which translates to MYYGLDIGGTKIELAAFDENLTRLYSKRVATPQTHYDHWLDAIKDLVDKADAHFAEKGTVGIGLPGFVNQQTGIAEVANIRVADNKPIIRDLTAHLGREVRAENDANCFALSEAWDEENRDYPSVLGLILGTGFGGGLVIDGKVYSGQIGMAGELGHMHLNYHALQLLGWDKAPIYDCGCGKRACLDTYLSGRGFEMLYRDLQGEALSAKEIIERFYAGDAKAKAFTDLFVELWAISVGNIITALDPHMIVLGGGLSNFDYLYQALPQALPAHLMRSAKVPPIKKAKHGDSGGVRGAAALFLSR; encoded by the coding sequence ATGTACTACGGATTGGATATCGGCGGCACAAAAATCGAATTAGCCGCGTTTGATGAAAATTTAACCCGCCTGTATAGCAAACGGGTAGCAACCCCGCAAACGCATTATGATCATTGGTTGGACGCCATTAAAGATTTGGTGGATAAAGCTGATGCGCATTTTGCCGAAAAGGGGACTGTAGGTATTGGTTTGCCGGGATTTGTGAATCAGCAAACGGGGATTGCCGAGGTGGCCAATATTCGGGTGGCTGATAATAAACCCATTATCCGGGATTTGACCGCTCATTTAGGACGCGAAGTTCGCGCAGAAAATGATGCCAATTGCTTTGCCCTATCAGAAGCCTGGGATGAGGAAAATCGTGATTATCCTTCCGTATTAGGCTTAATTCTTGGTACTGGGTTCGGTGGTGGCTTGGTGATTGATGGTAAAGTATATTCCGGACAAATCGGCATGGCCGGTGAGTTGGGGCATATGCACTTGAATTATCATGCATTGCAATTATTAGGTTGGGATAAAGCACCGATTTATGATTGTGGTTGTGGTAAGCGCGCCTGTTTGGATACCTATTTGTCCGGTCGTGGTTTTGAAATGCTGTATCGAGATTTACAGGGCGAGGCTTTAAGTGCCAAAGAGATCATTGAGCGTTTTTACGCTGGTGATGCAAAGGCCAAAGCATTCACCGATTTATTTGTGGAGTTATGGGCTATTTCCGTCGGTAATATTATTACTGCATTAGATCCACATATGATCGTGTTGGGTGGTGGTTTATCCAATTTTGATTATCTCTACCAAGCATTGCCACAGGCTCTTCCTGCGCACTTGATGCGTAGTGCCAAAGTTCCACCGATTAAAAAGGCCAAACATGGTGATTCCGGTGGCGTACGGGGAGCTGCAGCATTATTTTTAAGCCGTTAA
- a CDS encoding HI1450 family dsDNA-mimic protein, translating into MNNSVKPLDPDTAIDLAYDIFLEMASENLDPADILLFNLQFEERGAVEFVETADNWEEEIGVLIDPQDFAEVWIGLLDDKDEMTDIFAKFLISHREEEREFHVVWKE; encoded by the coding sequence ATGAACAATAGTGTAAAGCCCTTAGATCCCGATACGGCCATTGATCTGGCCTATGATATTTTTTTAGAAATGGCCTCGGAAAATTTAGATCCTGCCGATATTCTGCTATTTAATTTACAATTTGAAGAGCGCGGTGCCGTGGAGTTCGTCGAAACTGCCGATAACTGGGAAGAAGAAATTGGTGTGTTAATTGATCCGCAAGACTTTGCTGAAGTCTGGATTGGTTTATTGGATGACAAGGATGAGATGACGGATATCTTTGCCAAATTCTTAATTTCCCATCGAGAAGAAGAACGCGAATTCCACGTCGTTTGGAAAGAATAA